The Candidatus Krumholzibacteriia bacterium region TCCCGGCGGGAACCTACACCCTGCGGGCCATGATGATGGGTTACAAGAACAACGAGAAGCCGAACGTTACCATCAATGCCGGGCAGGCGGAGTCCCTCACGTTCTCGATGGAGCAGACCATCGTGGCGCAGACGCAGGTCATCGAGGTCCGCGGCGAACGGCCCATGGTGGAGGTGACCGAGTCCAAGGTCACCGCGTCGGTAGACGAGCAGCAGCTGCAGACCATGCCGGTGGACGACGTGCTCGAAGCCGTCGGTCTCAAGGCGGGTATCGTCAAGACCGGCGATGACATGCATGTTCGCGGCGGCCGCAGCAACGAGGTCCAGGTCCAGATCGACGGTGTTCCCGTGTCCGACCCGCTGGGTGGCGGCTCGGTGGACGTCGGCATGCTGGGAACCTCGGGCTCGGAAATCGTCTCGGGCGGTATGGATGCCGAGTATGGCGACGCGCAGTCCGCGGTGATCAACATCGCCACCAAGGAAGGCGGCGCCGCGTTCGGTGGCGAGTTCCGCTACTTCACCGACGATTTCGGCCGCCAGGACAAGACCTACACCAACTTCGACCGCATGAGCCTCGGTTTCGGCGGTCCCACCTGGTGGAAGAATCTGCGCTACTACGTCTCCGGCGAAGCGACGTGGAGTGACACGGAGAACACCACCATCGAGCCGCGGCCGGAACACAAGATCACCGACTGGTTCAAGTTCCGCCAGCGCCAGTCATCGTCCTACAACATGCAGGGCAAGCTCACCTACAAGATGTCGCGCATGAAGGTGGACGGCGAAGCCATCTACTCAGAGTCGCGTTTTGACAATTATTATAACAACTGGAACGTCGACGGTTACGTGGGTAAGATCTGGCGCTTCCAGGGGCTGGCCTATTCGGTCCCGCCCGAGCCGGGCCAGGTGGAGATCATGGAGTTCACCACCATCCGGACCATCAACCATGGCCCGTGGGCCGAAATCAAGGACACCGCCACGCGCGAACGGCAGCTCAACATCCGGCCGATCATCGTGCAGGACCTCGTGCGCCGCGATGACGGTACGCAGGAGATCATCACCTACACGAATTTCCGCGCGGCGGACCTTCGCGTGGGTAACAATGTGGCCACCGTGGTGTGGGACGAAGCCATTCGGGCCACCGACGGAACCATCCTCAATTACAAGTCGTGGTCGCTGTTCGACGGCTACCAGCGGCAGTGGAGCGATTTCCAGCCGTATATCACCGACCCGGACGGCGCTGACTCATCGTACGTCCAGTTCAACTCGGCTACCAACACGCCGGAGACGCTGTCCAAGAACCTTCAGCTCAAGATGGGGTTCAGTCACAACATCACCAGCAAGTTGCTCTACACGCTCAAGTTCAGCCGCCTGGACCTGCAGACGGAGAGTTCGGTGCTGGATGCCAACGGCAACCTCAAGGCGCCCGAGGAGTTTTCCACCGCGGGACTTCCGGTGACGCTTCCCGACGGCAGCTACATCAGCTCGGGCGTTACGGTGCCGGCGTGGTACACCGACGACAATTCCCCGTATTTCGTCACCGCCTACGACTACCCGTTCTACACGGACCAGCGGTCACTCCAGTACCTGTTCCGCGGCGACGTCACCTCGGAGCAGTTCAAGGGGCACCGCATCCGTACGGGGCTGCAGCTCATCTACAACGACCTGCGCGACGATGAGCGCGTGTTCCCGGCCCAGCAGCGTGAAAACCCGGAGACGGGGATCACGCAGCAGGGACTGAACGTGAACATCTACGAGAACTTCAATTATGAAGGCGCCGTGTACATGCAGGACAAGTGGGAGTACGAGGGCATGGTGGTGAACGCAGGGTTGCGTTACGAGTTCTTCGACGTGGGAAACAACGCCGAGATTCTGATCTCGAACGCTGACATCGACCCCAACGTGGAGGAGTTCAAGTCGAACCTCTCTCCGCGCCTGGGTGTGGCGTTTCCGATCACCGACCGTGACAAGTTCTTCTTTCACTACGGGCGTTTCACCCAGTGGCCGAGCCGCGTGTACCTGTTCCGGACGCAGGATCCGGTGGGATCCACCGGCACCCTGGGCAATCCCAACCTGCAGCCCGAGTTGACGGTGAGCTACCAGGCGGGCATTTCGCACCAGTTCACCGACGACATCGCCGGCAACTTCGTGGTGTTCAACAAGGACATCTACGGACTCATCTCCTCGACGCAGGTGACGGACGATTCCACGGGTATTCAGTCCTTCCGCTTCATCAACCGCACCTACGCCAGTTCACGTGGCCTGGAGATCTCGCTGGAGAAGCGGCTCACTCGGCGGCTCGGCTTCGAGGTGTACTACACGTACTCCTTCGCCGATGGCGTGGCGAGCGACGCGGACTTCGGCCGTTCCGCGCAGGGCCTGACCCATCTGCCCACCGAGGAGTACCCGCTGGACTGGGACCAGCGCCACACCTTCAACGTGACGCTGCGCCTGCAGGACCGCAACAAGTGGGGCGTGACCGCGATCTACTCCTACGGTTCGGGTCTGCCGTGGACGCCGGTGGACCGGTTTGCACGGCTCGCGGATCCGACGCTGGAAAACTCCCTGCGGCTGGAACCGACCCACAAGCTGAGCCTGCAGGGCCGCAAGCTGTTCAACGTGTATGGACGTGAATTGACGCTCTTCTTCGAGGGCCGCAACCTGCTCGACGAGGACGTGCTGTTGCCGGGCGGAACGTCGCCGGGAGCCTTCCCCGGGATGGAAGCAGCCGGTATGGACCAGGGCTCCTACCTGACCGAGACGGGCCAGTACGGTGGCGCGTTCCTGCAGGACATCAACGACGATGGGTTGGATGAATTCAATCCCGTGTTCGACCCGACCATCTGGGAGACCCACCGCCTGTGGCGCCTGGGTCTCGGATTCGAGTTCTAATGAAGACGCCGGTATCTTTCAGGAGGTTGAAAGTGAGATCACGGATCACACAGGGAATCGCGGTAGCGATGATGGCAGTGCTGATCCCGGTGCAGTCGTTCGCGACGGAACCGTTCGCAAAGGTCGGCACGTATGCCCTGCCGTTCCTGAAGATCGGCGTGTCGGCGCGCGCAACCGGTATGGGCGGAGCCTTCACGGCGATTTCCAATGACGCCACGGCGACGTACTGGAACCCGGCGGGTCTGGTGGACCTGACGCGGACCGACGTGTCGCTGTCCTACACCTGGTGGCCGGCCGATGTCGCGCTCAACTACGCGGCGGGGGCGTTCACGATGCCCTTTGTGCCGGGAACGTGGGGTGTGAGCGCGCGAGCGCTCACCATGGACCCGCAGGTGGTTCGCACCATCTACCTGCCGGAGGGAACCGGGCAGACGTTCGACGCGGGCGACATGTCGTTTGGCCTGTCGTACGCCAAGTTCTTCACCGACAAGTTCTCGTCGGGGGCAACGGTTCACTACATCCACTCGGGGCTGGCGGAGAAGAGCGTCAATTCGTTTGCGTTCGACTTTGGCCTCGTCTATCGCATCGGGCTGTGGGGCATGCGCCTGGGCATGATGATCCAGAGCCTGGGCGCGGAGGTTAACTACGACGACCGGTCGTCCAAGTTGCCGACACAGTTCAAGGTGTCGATGGCGGCCACGCCGTACTCGCAGGGCGTGAACAGCCTGCAGGGCGTGTTCGAGTTCGCCCACCCGTCGGACAACACGGAGACCATCAACATGGGAGCGGAGTACGGATTCAACCAGTTCTTCTTCCTGCGCGGTGGCTACAACTTCAACGCCGACAGCGAGGGGCTCTCCGCCGGGCTGGGCCTGCGCATCGACACGAGCCAGACCTCCGACCTCAATTTCGACTACGCCTGGACCGACCTCGGTTACCTGGGCCAGGTCAACCGGATCAGTCTCGGCTTCAGCTACTAGGATGAACCTGACGCGGCAAACCGCAACAGTGACAGGCGCCCTTCGGGGCGCCTGTCTTTTCTTGACGACCGTGTTGCTCGCGGTGTCGGCCGGGACTTCTCCGGCCGCCGCCACGCAACTGGGCCACGGCGATTTCGACTTCTACCTCGACACGGCGTCATTCCGGGGACGCGAGGGCCGCGATTTCACAGAAGTCTCCGTGCGCGTCGCCAACACGGCGCTCAAGTTCAGGCAGGATGGCAACCAGTGGGCCGGCAAGGTGAAGCTCTCCATCCTCATCACCGACGACGACGGCCGCGAAGTGGTGAAACAGGGCGAGACGATGGACCTGCGCGAGGAGACCGTGGAGCGCGTCGACAGCCCGGTCGCCTACCAGACCATCATCAAGCAGTTCAACCTCCCGCCCGGGGGCTACTGGCTCTCGTTCGGCATCGAGGACCTGCAGGCCCCCAAGGTGAGCGTGGTGGGCTTGATGCGCGGGGAGAACAAGAGCTCGGTGGTACGGCGTGCGCGCCTCAACCTGCCCGAGATGCCGATGGACGAGCCGTCCTTCAGCGACGCGATGTTCGTCTGGGACATCGACCCCAGGGAACGCGGCGTGCGCAAGTACCATCCCAATCCGCCGCGCATGTACGGGTTGTACCGCGATACGCTGACGGTGTATTTCGAGCTGTACCTGCCCGAGAGCATGGCCTCGGCGCCGACGTTCGAGTTCGTTTCCGAGATCGTGAACCCCGAGGGTGACGCGGTGCGCGACACCAGGCTGGTGCTCCCCAATCCGGTGGTCAGTGCGGGGCAGGCGCGGACCTACCCGGTGGTGATCCGCGAGGACCTGACCGAGTTCACCGCGGGCGCTTATACGCTCTATCTGACCTTCCTGCTCGAGGGCAGCACGCTGGCGCGCGTCAAGGCCGGCGACTTCTCCGTCGCCTGGGACATCCGCACCTGGGAGGTGCCCCGGCGCGAACTGCTGGCCGAGGCGCGATTCCTCCTGGGCGAGCCCGAATTCAAGTT contains the following coding sequences:
- a CDS encoding TonB-dependent receptor; protein product: MFPRDRRGAIIVATIVSLLGLASNVAAQTGTVTGKIVDKDGKPLAYANVILVGTTLGAMSLSDGKFTIVGVPAGTYTLRAMMMGYKNNEKPNVTINAGQAESLTFSMEQTIVAQTQVIEVRGERPMVEVTESKVTASVDEQQLQTMPVDDVLEAVGLKAGIVKTGDDMHVRGGRSNEVQVQIDGVPVSDPLGGGSVDVGMLGTSGSEIVSGGMDAEYGDAQSAVINIATKEGGAAFGGEFRYFTDDFGRQDKTYTNFDRMSLGFGGPTWWKNLRYYVSGEATWSDTENTTIEPRPEHKITDWFKFRQRQSSSYNMQGKLTYKMSRMKVDGEAIYSESRFDNYYNNWNVDGYVGKIWRFQGLAYSVPPEPGQVEIMEFTTIRTINHGPWAEIKDTATRERQLNIRPIIVQDLVRRDDGTQEIITYTNFRAADLRVGNNVATVVWDEAIRATDGTILNYKSWSLFDGYQRQWSDFQPYITDPDGADSSYVQFNSATNTPETLSKNLQLKMGFSHNITSKLLYTLKFSRLDLQTESSVLDANGNLKAPEEFSTAGLPVTLPDGSYISSGVTVPAWYTDDNSPYFVTAYDYPFYTDQRSLQYLFRGDVTSEQFKGHRIRTGLQLIYNDLRDDERVFPAQQRENPETGITQQGLNVNIYENFNYEGAVYMQDKWEYEGMVVNAGLRYEFFDVGNNAEILISNADIDPNVEEFKSNLSPRLGVAFPITDRDKFFFHYGRFTQWPSRVYLFRTQDPVGSTGTLGNPNLQPELTVSYQAGISHQFTDDIAGNFVVFNKDIYGLISSTQVTDDSTGIQSFRFINRTYASSRGLEISLEKRLTRRLGFEVYYTYSFADGVASDADFGRSAQGLTHLPTEEYPLDWDQRHTFNVTLRLQDRNKWGVTAIYSYGSGLPWTPVDRFARLADPTLENSLRLEPTHKLSLQGRKLFNVYGRELTLFFEGRNLLDEDVLLPGGTSPGAFPGMEAAGMDQGSYLTETGQYGGAFLQDINDDGLDEFNPVFDPTIWETHRLWRLGLGFEF
- a CDS encoding PorV/PorQ family protein, coding for MRSRITQGIAVAMMAVLIPVQSFATEPFAKVGTYALPFLKIGVSARATGMGGAFTAISNDATATYWNPAGLVDLTRTDVSLSYTWWPADVALNYAAGAFTMPFVPGTWGVSARALTMDPQVVRTIYLPEGTGQTFDAGDMSFGLSYAKFFTDKFSSGATVHYIHSGLAEKSVNSFAFDFGLVYRIGLWGMRLGMMIQSLGAEVNYDDRSSKLPTQFKVSMAATPYSQGVNSLQGVFEFAHPSDNTETINMGAEYGFNQFFFLRGGYNFNADSEGLSAGLGLRIDTSQTSDLNFDYAWTDLGYLGQVNRISLGFSY
- a CDS encoding GWxTD domain-containing protein, producing MLLAVSAGTSPAAATQLGHGDFDFYLDTASFRGREGRDFTEVSVRVANTALKFRQDGNQWAGKVKLSILITDDDGREVVKQGETMDLREETVERVDSPVAYQTIIKQFNLPPGGYWLSFGIEDLQAPKVSVVGLMRGENKSSVVRRARLNLPEMPMDEPSFSDAMFVWDIDPRERGVRKYHPNPPRMYGLYRDTLTVYFELYLPESMASAPTFEFVSEIVNPEGDAVRDTRLVLPNPVVSAGQARTYPVVIREDLTEFTAGAYTLYLTFLLEGSTLARVKAGDFSVAWDIRTWEVPRRELLAEARFLLGEPEFKLFVEKSPGEQEQQMDALWKSLDPDPSTGTNEAYDQFIERLAYAEAHYQESGPAIFSARGGVYVRYGPPDELVQDVIPVNYESLAEAEAVVENPYHPLNLSSSNSKLYKTPKTKNTFAADGRESARYRAEDNTSVPYELWIYLAGGKPLLDRDRVQEMDIGMRFLFVDRDGHGTYILERSSSISTK